One window of the Passer domesticus isolate bPasDom1 chromosome 14, bPasDom1.hap1, whole genome shotgun sequence genome contains the following:
- the BNC1 gene encoding zinc finger protein basonuclin-1 isoform X1 codes for MEPAIRCTLVNCSCQCFKPGKINQRQCDQCRHGWVAHALSKLRIPNLYPSSQVEIVQSNVVFDISSLMLYGTQAIPVRLKILLDRLFSVLKQEEVIQILHALDWTLQDYIRGYVLQDASGKVLDHWSIMTTEEELATLQQFLRFGETKSIVELMAIQEKEGQSIIIPPPTANLDIRAFIESCNPHSPNFSASLDKMSPTNIHPFENIVNNMAFMLPFQFFSPVPPPLIGSPPERHLIEQGQDHSNETKQDLQIPFSESSFLTSSSAPFQVENERSINGPDIAKTEDDALLSDSSSHNTAAKLEMTALSPENKMKSEKNAGPRKGRVFCTACEKTFYDKGTLKIHYNAVHLKIKHKCTIEGCNMVFSSLRSRNRHSANPNPRLHMPMNRNNRDKDLRNGLTIAGPGDSKRTEFTILTPDSRTISSYASSCTDSKGQAGFSSIGHNGVLFPNLKTVQPVLPFYRSPVTPAELANTPGTLPSLPLVSSSIPEQLVSNELPFDMLPKKKSRKSSMPIKIEKEAVETPNESSDVASSEDDSRLQGASDGELETCEHKIEKRVTDRVEKHPHSGNSWKSLSGVEGPKYFESVFAPNNKYIEDISENELQHCEKEVKPEENQPLKIVSHEIIYEDPKHHLSDVIKPMTEPPMYIKEQSKHRIPKNDCPELQHHLLTGGFFSTLSNRGAAIPCFEDSKDMDHVSQHALGIQKEESRFHCDICKKTFKNPYSVKMHFKNVHLKEMHICTVEGCNAAFPSRRSRDRHSSNLNLHHKLLTKDTLEFNNHFNATYLLKDMAKEFCQDVSLKQHVGRTSVIFKGMNRTGSYIFPMSKIAEPCSESYGYDPLNDGAVLDLSTTSSVKSESSAHSSWDSDGGSEICTMPLEDSDESCEGPSLMPNDELYQDCSLIEKANQNFINLPSSLPITCHICQKTYSNKGTFRAHYKTVHLRQLHKCKIPGCNTMFSSVRSRNRHSQNPNLHKSLAGSPTSLHRQG; via the exons GCTATCCGGTGCACTCTCGTGAACTGTAGTTGTCAGTGTTTCAAACCTGGGAAAATAAATCAGCGACAATGTGACCAATGCCGCCATGGATGGGTAGCACATG ccCTGAGCAAACTAAGGATTCCAAACCTCTACCCATCAAGCCAAGTAGAAATAGTTCAATCCAATGTTGTCTTTGATATCAGTAGCCTCATGCTGTACGGAACCCAAGCCATTCCTGTGCGCCTTAAAATTCTGCTCGATCGGCTTTTCAGTGTTCTGAAGCAGGAAGAGGTGATACAGATTCTCCATGCTCTGGATTGGACACTGCAGGATTATATACGTGGATATGTGCTACAG GATGCTTCAGGAAAGGTGCTGGATCACTGGAGCATAATGACCACTGAAGAAGAACTGGCTACTTTGCAGCAGTTCCTTCGCTTTGGAGAAACAAAGTCCATTGTAGAGTTAATGGCAATTCAAGAGAAAGAAGGGCAGTCGATCATAATACCACCACCAACTGCCAATTTGGATATTAGGGCATTCATTGAGAGCTGCAACCCACACAGCCCtaatttttctgcttccttGGACAAAATGAGTCCCACCAACATTCATCCCTTTGAGAATATTGTAAATAACATGGCTTTCATGCTGCCGTTTCAGTTTTTCAGTCCAGTGCCTCCACCTTTGATAGGTTCACCACCAGAAAGACATTTGATTGAGCAAGGTCAAGACCATAGCAACGAAACCAAACAAGATCTTCAGATACCATTTTCTGAAAGCAGTTTCTTAACTTCTAGTTCTGCACCATTTCAAGTTGAAAATGAGAGGAGCATAAATGGTCCAGATATCGCGAAAACAGAAGATGATGCCCTTTTAAGTGATTCCAGTTCACATAACACAGCAGCCAAGCTTGAAATGACAGCACTATctccagaaaacaaaatgaaatctgaaaaaaatgctgGGCCAAGGAAAGGGCGTGTCTTCTGCACTGCATGCGAAAAAACATTTTATGATAAAGGTACTTTGAAAATACATTACAATGCTGTTCATCTGAAGATAAAGCACAAATGCACCATTGAGGGCTGCAATATGGTGTTTAGCTCTTTGCGTAGTCGAAATCGTCATAGTGCAAATCCTAACCCCAGACTCCATATGCCAATGAACAGAAATAACAGGGATAAAGATCTAAGAAATGGTTTGACCATTGCTGGACCTGGAGACAGTAAAAGGACAGAATTCACAATTTTAACTCCGGATAGCAGAACTATTTCCAGCTATGCCAGCTCTTGTACAGATTCaaaaggccaggctggattttCCAGTATTGGACATAACGGTGTCCTCTTTCCAAACCTGAAGACAGTACAGCCTGTTCTTCCTTTTTACCGTAGTCCAGTCACACCAGCTGAGCTTGCCAATACTCCGGGTACTCTTCCTTCTCTGCCTCTTGTTTCCTCCTCAATACCAGAGCAGCTTGTTTCCAATGAATTGCCATTTGACATGCTCCCCAAGAAGAAGTCTCGGAAGTCCAGTATGCCCATTAAGATAGAGAAAGAAGCTGTTGAGACACCCAATGAAAGTAGCGATGTTGCCAGTTCTGAAGATGATTCACGCCTGCAGGGGGCAAGCGATGGAGAGCTTGAGACCTGTGAGCATAAGATAGAGAAGCGGGTGACCGACAGGGTGGAAAAGCACCCCCATTCAGGTAATTCATGGAAATCTCTCTCTGGGGTAGAGGGCCCAAAGTATTTTGAATCTGTCTTTGCACCAAATAACAAATACATCGAGGATATCTCTGAGAATGAATTGCAACACTGTGAGAAAGAGGTTAAACCAGAAGAAAACCAACCATTAAAAATAGTTTCCCATGAGATTATATATGAAGATCCAAAACACCACCTCAGTGATGTTATAAAACCAATGACTGAACCCCCCATGTATATTAAAGAGCAGTCAAAACACAGGATTCCTAAAAATGACTGCCCTGAATTGCAACACCACTTGCTGACCGGGGGCTTTTTCAGCACTTTGTCAAACAGGGGTGCTGCCATTCCTTGTTTTGAAGACTCTAAAGATATGGATCATGTCAGTCAACATGCACTAGGGATTCAGAAGGAAGAAAGCCGCTTTCATTGTGACATCTGTAAGAAGACTTTTAAAAACCCTTACAGtgtaaaaatgcatttcaaaaaTGTGCATCTCAAAGAAATGCATATTTGCACAGTTGAGGGCTGTAATGCTGCTTTCCCTTCTCGTAGAAGTCGAGACAG ACATAGTTCAAACCTAAATCTTCATCATAAACTTCTGACTAAAGATACACTGGAATTCAACAACCATTTCAATGCAACATACCTCTTGAAAGACATGGCTAAGGAGTTTTGCCAAGACGTCTCTTTAAAACAACACGTTGGACGTACTTCTGTAATCTTCAAAGGAATGAACAGAACAGGCAGCTACATTTTTCCAATGAGCAAAATTGCAGAACCCTGTTCTGAGAGTTATGGATATGATCCACTAAATGATGGAGCTGTTCTGGATCTAAGCACTACTTCCAGCGTTAAATCTGAGAGCAGTGCTCATTCTTCTTGGGATTCTGATGGAGGAAGTGAGATATGCACCATGCCCTTGGAGGATAGTGATGAAAGCTGTGAAGGACCCAGCCTAATGCCCAATGATGAACTCTACCAAGACTGTTCTCTAATTGAGAAAGCTAATCAAAACTTTATAAACTTACCTTCCAGTTTGCCAATAACTTGTCATATATGTCAAAAAACATACAGTAATAAAGGAACTTTCAGGGCTCATTACAAAACTGTGCATCTCCGCCAGCTCCACAAATGCAAAATCCCAGGTTGCAACACAATGTTTTCATCTGTTCGCAGTCGGAACAGGCACAGTCAAAACCCCAATCTGCACAAAAGTCTGGCTGGGTCGCCAACTAGCTTACA TAGGCAAGGGTAG
- the BNC1 gene encoding zinc finger protein basonuclin-1 isoform X2 yields the protein MSEAIRCTLVNCSCQCFKPGKINQRQCDQCRHGWVAHALSKLRIPNLYPSSQVEIVQSNVVFDISSLMLYGTQAIPVRLKILLDRLFSVLKQEEVIQILHALDWTLQDYIRGYVLQDASGKVLDHWSIMTTEEELATLQQFLRFGETKSIVELMAIQEKEGQSIIIPPPTANLDIRAFIESCNPHSPNFSASLDKMSPTNIHPFENIVNNMAFMLPFQFFSPVPPPLIGSPPERHLIEQGQDHSNETKQDLQIPFSESSFLTSSSAPFQVENERSINGPDIAKTEDDALLSDSSSHNTAAKLEMTALSPENKMKSEKNAGPRKGRVFCTACEKTFYDKGTLKIHYNAVHLKIKHKCTIEGCNMVFSSLRSRNRHSANPNPRLHMPMNRNNRDKDLRNGLTIAGPGDSKRTEFTILTPDSRTISSYASSCTDSKGQAGFSSIGHNGVLFPNLKTVQPVLPFYRSPVTPAELANTPGTLPSLPLVSSSIPEQLVSNELPFDMLPKKKSRKSSMPIKIEKEAVETPNESSDVASSEDDSRLQGASDGELETCEHKIEKRVTDRVEKHPHSGNSWKSLSGVEGPKYFESVFAPNNKYIEDISENELQHCEKEVKPEENQPLKIVSHEIIYEDPKHHLSDVIKPMTEPPMYIKEQSKHRIPKNDCPELQHHLLTGGFFSTLSNRGAAIPCFEDSKDMDHVSQHALGIQKEESRFHCDICKKTFKNPYSVKMHFKNVHLKEMHICTVEGCNAAFPSRRSRDRHSSNLNLHHKLLTKDTLEFNNHFNATYLLKDMAKEFCQDVSLKQHVGRTSVIFKGMNRTGSYIFPMSKIAEPCSESYGYDPLNDGAVLDLSTTSSVKSESSAHSSWDSDGGSEICTMPLEDSDESCEGPSLMPNDELYQDCSLIEKANQNFINLPSSLPITCHICQKTYSNKGTFRAHYKTVHLRQLHKCKIPGCNTMFSSVRSRNRHSQNPNLHKSLAGSPTSLQ from the exons GCTATCCGGTGCACTCTCGTGAACTGTAGTTGTCAGTGTTTCAAACCTGGGAAAATAAATCAGCGACAATGTGACCAATGCCGCCATGGATGGGTAGCACATG ccCTGAGCAAACTAAGGATTCCAAACCTCTACCCATCAAGCCAAGTAGAAATAGTTCAATCCAATGTTGTCTTTGATATCAGTAGCCTCATGCTGTACGGAACCCAAGCCATTCCTGTGCGCCTTAAAATTCTGCTCGATCGGCTTTTCAGTGTTCTGAAGCAGGAAGAGGTGATACAGATTCTCCATGCTCTGGATTGGACACTGCAGGATTATATACGTGGATATGTGCTACAG GATGCTTCAGGAAAGGTGCTGGATCACTGGAGCATAATGACCACTGAAGAAGAACTGGCTACTTTGCAGCAGTTCCTTCGCTTTGGAGAAACAAAGTCCATTGTAGAGTTAATGGCAATTCAAGAGAAAGAAGGGCAGTCGATCATAATACCACCACCAACTGCCAATTTGGATATTAGGGCATTCATTGAGAGCTGCAACCCACACAGCCCtaatttttctgcttccttGGACAAAATGAGTCCCACCAACATTCATCCCTTTGAGAATATTGTAAATAACATGGCTTTCATGCTGCCGTTTCAGTTTTTCAGTCCAGTGCCTCCACCTTTGATAGGTTCACCACCAGAAAGACATTTGATTGAGCAAGGTCAAGACCATAGCAACGAAACCAAACAAGATCTTCAGATACCATTTTCTGAAAGCAGTTTCTTAACTTCTAGTTCTGCACCATTTCAAGTTGAAAATGAGAGGAGCATAAATGGTCCAGATATCGCGAAAACAGAAGATGATGCCCTTTTAAGTGATTCCAGTTCACATAACACAGCAGCCAAGCTTGAAATGACAGCACTATctccagaaaacaaaatgaaatctgaaaaaaatgctgGGCCAAGGAAAGGGCGTGTCTTCTGCACTGCATGCGAAAAAACATTTTATGATAAAGGTACTTTGAAAATACATTACAATGCTGTTCATCTGAAGATAAAGCACAAATGCACCATTGAGGGCTGCAATATGGTGTTTAGCTCTTTGCGTAGTCGAAATCGTCATAGTGCAAATCCTAACCCCAGACTCCATATGCCAATGAACAGAAATAACAGGGATAAAGATCTAAGAAATGGTTTGACCATTGCTGGACCTGGAGACAGTAAAAGGACAGAATTCACAATTTTAACTCCGGATAGCAGAACTATTTCCAGCTATGCCAGCTCTTGTACAGATTCaaaaggccaggctggattttCCAGTATTGGACATAACGGTGTCCTCTTTCCAAACCTGAAGACAGTACAGCCTGTTCTTCCTTTTTACCGTAGTCCAGTCACACCAGCTGAGCTTGCCAATACTCCGGGTACTCTTCCTTCTCTGCCTCTTGTTTCCTCCTCAATACCAGAGCAGCTTGTTTCCAATGAATTGCCATTTGACATGCTCCCCAAGAAGAAGTCTCGGAAGTCCAGTATGCCCATTAAGATAGAGAAAGAAGCTGTTGAGACACCCAATGAAAGTAGCGATGTTGCCAGTTCTGAAGATGATTCACGCCTGCAGGGGGCAAGCGATGGAGAGCTTGAGACCTGTGAGCATAAGATAGAGAAGCGGGTGACCGACAGGGTGGAAAAGCACCCCCATTCAGGTAATTCATGGAAATCTCTCTCTGGGGTAGAGGGCCCAAAGTATTTTGAATCTGTCTTTGCACCAAATAACAAATACATCGAGGATATCTCTGAGAATGAATTGCAACACTGTGAGAAAGAGGTTAAACCAGAAGAAAACCAACCATTAAAAATAGTTTCCCATGAGATTATATATGAAGATCCAAAACACCACCTCAGTGATGTTATAAAACCAATGACTGAACCCCCCATGTATATTAAAGAGCAGTCAAAACACAGGATTCCTAAAAATGACTGCCCTGAATTGCAACACCACTTGCTGACCGGGGGCTTTTTCAGCACTTTGTCAAACAGGGGTGCTGCCATTCCTTGTTTTGAAGACTCTAAAGATATGGATCATGTCAGTCAACATGCACTAGGGATTCAGAAGGAAGAAAGCCGCTTTCATTGTGACATCTGTAAGAAGACTTTTAAAAACCCTTACAGtgtaaaaatgcatttcaaaaaTGTGCATCTCAAAGAAATGCATATTTGCACAGTTGAGGGCTGTAATGCTGCTTTCCCTTCTCGTAGAAGTCGAGACAG ACATAGTTCAAACCTAAATCTTCATCATAAACTTCTGACTAAAGATACACTGGAATTCAACAACCATTTCAATGCAACATACCTCTTGAAAGACATGGCTAAGGAGTTTTGCCAAGACGTCTCTTTAAAACAACACGTTGGACGTACTTCTGTAATCTTCAAAGGAATGAACAGAACAGGCAGCTACATTTTTCCAATGAGCAAAATTGCAGAACCCTGTTCTGAGAGTTATGGATATGATCCACTAAATGATGGAGCTGTTCTGGATCTAAGCACTACTTCCAGCGTTAAATCTGAGAGCAGTGCTCATTCTTCTTGGGATTCTGATGGAGGAAGTGAGATATGCACCATGCCCTTGGAGGATAGTGATGAAAGCTGTGAAGGACCCAGCCTAATGCCCAATGATGAACTCTACCAAGACTGTTCTCTAATTGAGAAAGCTAATCAAAACTTTATAAACTTACCTTCCAGTTTGCCAATAACTTGTCATATATGTCAAAAAACATACAGTAATAAAGGAACTTTCAGGGCTCATTACAAAACTGTGCATCTCCGCCAGCTCCACAAATGCAAAATCCCAGGTTGCAACACAATGTTTTCATCTGTTCGCAGTCGGAACAGGCACAGTCAAAACCCCAATCTGCACAAAAGTCTGGCTGGGTCGCCAACTAGCTTACAGTAA